One Tunturibacter gelidoferens genomic region harbors:
- a CDS encoding glycosyltransferase 87 family protein has protein sequence MIATTDRAAKSAASVGIDAGVRRHWSVARAWQTNAALVLIGIALFLLTRQLVSEYDHFRIGFSGVSGWSCILYLGAALIVLTQPVDRFTFPIIVTVAIACRLVALLGPPFLSSDVYRYVWDGVVQHAHISPYRYVPGDAVLAFLREPFQSVFDKINRRDYAHTIYPPAAQALFYLITWISPTIIFMKSVMVLFEGITMYALVTLLHSLGFRREQTLLYAWCPMLVWEIAGSGHLDSVAMAFIGLALLARFRKHPVLTGIFLGVAILLKLYPLVLLPALYRRGDFKMPAAVATVVAVGYAAYSNVGLLVFGFLGGYVKEEGLATGSRYFLLELAQQIPGLHGLSTAAYIVFCAAVFAGIVWRCGQIAGRDGSNRKKPFASDGVAGFLPPAFALASALMFLFSPHYAWYILWLIPFFSLMPNLPILTYVLGFFYLYTTDLAEPGPKMFLANKILYASVFAAFIIQLAFKRWPIHRKLFIQPVVASESL, from the coding sequence ATGATCGCAACGACCGACCGTGCTGCAAAATCCGCCGCGAGCGTTGGGATAGACGCTGGTGTTCGTCGACACTGGTCGGTTGCTCGCGCCTGGCAGACCAACGCTGCACTGGTTCTGATAGGGATTGCTCTATTCTTACTGACGCGACAATTAGTCAGCGAGTACGATCATTTCAGGATTGGGTTTTCAGGCGTGTCGGGGTGGTCGTGCATTCTTTATCTTGGCGCGGCGTTGATAGTGCTGACCCAGCCAGTCGATAGATTCACTTTTCCTATTATTGTGACTGTGGCGATCGCGTGCCGTCTGGTTGCGCTGCTGGGTCCGCCTTTTCTTTCGAGCGATGTCTATCGATATGTGTGGGATGGCGTGGTCCAACATGCTCACATCAGCCCGTATCGCTATGTTCCCGGGGATGCTGTACTCGCTTTTCTGCGCGAGCCTTTTCAGAGTGTCTTCGACAAAATCAACCGGCGCGACTATGCCCACACTATTTATCCGCCCGCGGCTCAGGCGCTCTTCTATTTGATTACCTGGATCTCTCCGACGATCATTTTCATGAAGTCCGTGATGGTCTTGTTTGAAGGGATTACGATGTATGCGCTCGTGACCCTGCTGCACTCGTTGGGTTTTCGTCGCGAGCAGACGCTGCTCTATGCATGGTGTCCGATGCTTGTGTGGGAGATCGCCGGCTCGGGGCATCTTGATTCTGTGGCGATGGCGTTCATTGGGCTTGCTTTGCTGGCGCGCTTTCGGAAACATCCAGTGCTGACAGGAATCTTTCTCGGCGTCGCTATTCTGCTGAAGCTCTATCCGCTTGTGCTGCTCCCTGCGCTCTATCGACGCGGGGATTTCAAGATGCCTGCCGCTGTTGCCACCGTTGTAGCGGTGGGCTACGCGGCATATTCGAACGTTGGTCTTCTCGTCTTTGGATTTCTTGGGGGTTATGTAAAGGAAGAGGGTCTGGCGACGGGCTCGCGATACTTCTTACTGGAGCTAGCGCAACAAATCCCTGGTCTGCACGGTCTCTCTACTGCCGCCTACATCGTTTTTTGTGCTGCGGTCTTCGCGGGGATCGTCTGGCGGTGCGGGCAGATCGCGGGCCGCGACGGGAGCAACCGTAAAAAGCCGTTTGCTTCGGATGGGGTTGCGGGTTTTCTTCCGCCTGCGTTTGCGCTGGCGAGTGCGCTGATGTTTTTGTTTTCACCTCACTATGCGTGGTACATCCTCTGGTTGATTCCGTTTTTCAGTTTGATGCCGAACCTGCCAATCCTGACTTACGTTCTCGGCTTCTTCTACCTGTACACAACGGATTTGGCTGAGCCGGGGCCTAAGATGTTTCTGGCTAATAAAATTCTCTACGCTTCGGTGTTTGCAGCGTTCATAATTCAGTTAGCTTTCAAGCGATGGCCGATTCATCGCAAGTTGTTTATTCAACCAGTGGTGGCGAGTGAATCTCTATGA
- a CDS encoding TIGR04282 family arsenosugar biosynthesis glycosyltransferase, whose protein sequence is MTPSTMSYPILDPGKPVAVRAGQTALAVMAKAPRAGKVKTRLSPPLTPEQAADLNICFLKDTAENIASASVPGGAVGVISYTPAGDEGLFDNLLPVDFTLIPQRGDGFGERLFATAQDLLSCGYGSVCLIDSDSPTVPVAAFEQAIAELQREGDRIVIGPAMDGGYYLIGLKRAHPELFAEITWSTPSVLSETVAAAKKADIEVVVLPLWYDVDDGETLELLTAELLGDAQPPFATLAGYRAEHTRAYLRSLRSRGGES, encoded by the coding sequence ATGACTCCTTCAACGATGTCCTACCCGATTCTTGATCCTGGGAAGCCGGTGGCGGTAAGAGCCGGGCAGACGGCTCTCGCTGTGATGGCGAAGGCTCCGCGCGCTGGTAAGGTGAAGACCCGCCTCTCGCCTCCTCTGACGCCGGAACAGGCTGCGGATCTCAACATCTGTTTTCTGAAGGACACTGCTGAAAATATCGCTTCGGCTTCCGTGCCGGGTGGCGCGGTTGGGGTGATCTCTTATACTCCGGCGGGCGATGAGGGCCTCTTCGACAATCTTCTGCCTGTCGACTTTACGTTGATTCCGCAGCGTGGTGATGGCTTTGGCGAAAGGCTGTTTGCGACTGCACAGGATCTTCTCTCCTGCGGCTACGGCAGCGTTTGTCTTATTGACTCCGATTCGCCCACCGTTCCGGTGGCCGCGTTTGAACAGGCCATCGCTGAGTTGCAGAGGGAAGGTGACCGCATTGTTATTGGGCCGGCAATGGACGGTGGCTACTACTTGATCGGTCTCAAACGAGCTCATCCCGAACTCTTCGCCGAGATTACGTGGAGTACGCCGTCTGTGTTATCTGAGACGGTGGCTGCGGCGAAGAAGGCTGACATTGAGGTCGTAGTTCTGCCGCTTTGGTACGACGTGGATGATGGAGAGACGCTTGAATTGTTGACTGCCGAACTGCTTGGCGATGCCCAGCCACCGTTTGCCACGCTGGCTGGGTATCGCGCTGAACATACGCGCGCTTACCTTCGTTCGCTGCGATCTAGGGGAGGCGAAAGCTGA
- a CDS encoding class I SAM-dependent methyltransferase: MPGRTLAHPPAHQPDSLFESCSWFYALCREYLFRDHTPEISRALFPSAGPAPGTRVLELGCGPGFYACRLSQEYPQIHTTGVDLSRRLLARAKSRAASRSLQNCTFAHGDAHSLPDDSNSVDAIVVSRLFLIVANREAVLGEIFRVLRPGGRCFIAEPTSGFRTRIPLGCMWLLSKVSNSPAGRYREPRQADVMTATDFSELIHSQPWGEVDLQYDGWYQYAVCEKRAEALIDSAWLERRVEWRAV, from the coding sequence ATGCCCGGCCGAACCCTTGCGCATCCTCCTGCGCATCAGCCGGACAGCCTCTTTGAGAGCTGCTCGTGGTTTTACGCTCTTTGCCGTGAATATTTGTTTCGCGATCACACGCCGGAGATCAGTCGAGCGCTGTTTCCTTCTGCGGGACCGGCTCCTGGTACCAGGGTTCTTGAGCTGGGTTGTGGCCCTGGCTTCTATGCCTGTCGACTCTCGCAGGAGTATCCGCAGATTCATACCACAGGTGTCGACCTCTCGCGTCGATTGCTGGCGAGAGCGAAGTCCCGGGCTGCGAGTAGAAGTCTTCAGAACTGCACGTTCGCGCATGGCGACGCCCACTCTCTCCCGGATGATTCCAACTCTGTCGACGCAATTGTTGTCTCGCGGCTTTTTCTGATTGTTGCGAACAGGGAGGCTGTGTTGGGTGAGATCTTTCGGGTTTTGCGGCCGGGGGGACGCTGCTTTATCGCAGAACCGACCTCGGGCTTTCGTACCCGCATACCACTTGGCTGCATGTGGCTGCTCTCAAAGGTGAGCAACAGCCCGGCCGGAAGATATCGCGAGCCGCGACAAGCTGATGTAATGACGGCGACGGATTTTTCGGAGTTGATTCATTCGCAACCGTGGGGCGAGGTCGACCTGCAATATGATGGCTGGTATCAGTACGCGGTCTGCGAGAAACGAGCTGAGGCTCTGATCGACTCCGCATGGCTGGAGAGGCGGGTCGAATGGAGGGCGGTTTAG
- the tdh gene encoding L-threonine 3-dehydrogenase, with protein sequence MKALVKSREERGLWLEDVPEPEMGINDVKIRVLATGICGTDLHIYEWDAWARSTIKQGLTIGHEFVGEVVAVGSNVNDIPIGQLVSGEGHVVCGRCRNCLAGRRHLCAFTLGVGVNRNGAFAEYIVLPMSNIWIHSPGVPHEIAAIFDPLGNAVHTALAFPVLGEDVLVTGAGPIGIMAAAVARHAGARHVVISDPNEYRRALAEKVGVTLAVDPRATPLKEIQQKLHMQEGFDVGLEMSGNPNAFRDMLANMSHGAKIAMLGIPSEDISINWNQVVFNQLTIRGIYGREMYETWYKMTVMLESGLDISGVITHRMNWRDYEDGFAAMRSGNSGKVILDWSDVA encoded by the coding sequence GTGAAAGCATTAGTGAAGAGCCGCGAAGAACGCGGCCTGTGGCTAGAGGATGTTCCCGAGCCTGAGATGGGCATCAATGACGTTAAGATTCGTGTTCTGGCTACCGGGATTTGCGGTACCGACCTCCACATTTATGAGTGGGATGCGTGGGCCCGTTCGACGATCAAGCAGGGGCTGACGATTGGGCATGAGTTTGTCGGCGAAGTGGTGGCGGTGGGGTCGAACGTAAACGACATTCCGATCGGGCAGCTGGTGAGCGGCGAGGGGCATGTGGTCTGTGGGCGCTGCCGCAATTGTCTTGCTGGGCGGAGGCATCTTTGCGCGTTCACGCTTGGTGTCGGGGTGAATCGTAACGGGGCGTTCGCGGAGTACATTGTGCTGCCCATGTCGAACATCTGGATTCATAGTCCAGGGGTGCCGCATGAGATCGCGGCGATCTTTGATCCGCTGGGAAATGCGGTGCATACAGCGCTGGCGTTTCCGGTGCTTGGCGAGGATGTGCTGGTTACAGGCGCGGGGCCGATCGGGATTATGGCTGCGGCGGTGGCGCGGCATGCCGGAGCTCGGCATGTGGTGATCTCAGACCCGAATGAGTATCGCAGGGCGCTGGCGGAAAAGGTCGGGGTGACTCTTGCAGTGGATCCTCGGGCTACACCTCTGAAGGAGATTCAGCAGAAGCTGCATATGCAGGAGGGCTTCGATGTGGGGCTTGAGATGTCGGGAAATCCGAACGCGTTTCGGGATATGCTTGCGAACATGAGCCACGGCGCGAAGATTGCGATGCTTGGGATTCCGTCGGAGGATATCTCGATCAACTGGAACCAGGTGGTGTTCAACCAGCTTACGATTCGCGGCATTTACGGACGGGAGATGTATGAGACCTGGTACAAGATGACCGTGATGCTTGAGAGTGGATTGGATATTTCGGGAGTGATTACGCATCGGATGAACTGGCGTGACTATGAAGACGGCTTTGCGGCGATGCGATCGGGGAACTCGGGCAAGGTGATTCTCGATTGGAGCGACGTTGCTTAG
- a CDS encoding 3-deoxy-7-phosphoheptulonate synthase, which produces MLFPTDDLRITWTKVVLPPVALEEELPITEAASATVYKARTEIIKILHGEDHRLLVVVGPCSIHDTEAAREYAELLKSAIAEHSRELCIIMRVYFEKPRTTLGWKGLINDPYLDESFKINDGLRKARHLLLDLAEMGVPAGTEFLDMISPQYVSSLVSWGAIGARTTESQVHRELVSGLSCPVGFKNGTSGNVQIAIEAILSAGQAHNFLGHTKHGQTAIFVTKGNHDTHIILRGGRNTTNYDATAVEDTCKQMEKAGIRPQVMIDCSHANSHKDHTQQSGVASNVAAQIAAGDKRIIGVMLESNLVAGAQKLVPGKPLVYGQSITDACIDWPETKTALAELAAAVRSARS; this is translated from the coding sequence ATGCTCTTTCCCACCGATGACCTTCGCATCACCTGGACCAAAGTCGTCCTTCCGCCCGTCGCCCTCGAAGAAGAGCTCCCCATCACCGAAGCCGCCTCTGCAACCGTCTACAAGGCTCGCACCGAGATCATCAAAATCCTCCACGGCGAAGACCATCGCCTCCTAGTAGTCGTCGGCCCCTGCTCCATCCACGACACCGAAGCCGCCCGCGAGTACGCCGAGCTCCTCAAATCCGCCATCGCCGAGCACTCCCGCGAACTCTGCATCATCATGCGCGTCTACTTCGAGAAACCCCGCACCACACTCGGCTGGAAGGGCCTCATCAACGACCCCTACCTCGACGAGTCCTTCAAGATTAACGACGGCCTCCGCAAAGCCCGCCATCTCCTCCTCGACCTCGCCGAGATGGGCGTCCCCGCCGGCACCGAGTTCCTCGACATGATCTCCCCCCAGTACGTCTCCTCGCTTGTCAGCTGGGGAGCCATCGGCGCCCGCACCACCGAAAGCCAGGTCCACCGCGAACTCGTCTCCGGACTCTCCTGCCCCGTTGGCTTCAAAAACGGAACCTCCGGAAATGTCCAGATCGCCATCGAAGCCATCCTCTCCGCCGGCCAGGCGCACAACTTCCTCGGCCACACCAAACACGGCCAGACCGCAATCTTCGTCACCAAAGGCAATCACGACACCCACATCATCCTGCGCGGCGGACGCAACACCACCAACTACGACGCCACCGCCGTCGAAGACACCTGCAAGCAGATGGAGAAGGCCGGCATCCGCCCCCAGGTCATGATCGACTGCAGCCACGCCAACAGCCACAAAGACCACACCCAGCAGTCAGGCGTCGCCAGCAACGTGGCCGCCCAGATCGCCGCCGGAGACAAGCGCATCATAGGAGTCATGCTCGAAAGCAACCTCGTAGCCGGCGCCCAAAAACTAGTCCCCGGCAAACCCCTCGTCTACGGCCAGTCCATCACAGACGCCTGCATCGACTGGCCCGAAACTAAAACCGCCCTGGCCGAACTAGCCGCCGCCGTCCGCTCCGCCCGCAGCTAA
- a CDS encoding 3-keto-disaccharide hydrolase, which translates to MRIQPSNFLALAALIAATSLTAQQPAAPKHQDTEVYEPVPPIVTPGITDSAPPSDAIVLFDGKNLDQWVSTKDKSPAAWTVADGILTVSKAPGSGNIETKRTFKNYQLHIEWRIPENITGTDQARGNSGVFLASTGTGDAGYELQILDSYNNKTYVNGQAGSIYKQAIPLANPNRKPGEWQTYDVIWTAPTFNADATVKTPAYATVLFNGVLVENHFELKGETLYIGQPFYKKYDTAPIKLQAHGDKSEPISFRNIWVRELK; encoded by the coding sequence ATGCGCATTCAACCTTCGAACTTCCTCGCACTCGCAGCCCTGATCGCCGCCACTTCCCTCACCGCCCAACAGCCTGCCGCACCAAAACACCAGGACACCGAAGTCTACGAGCCGGTCCCCCCAATCGTCACACCCGGCATCACCGACTCCGCGCCCCCCTCCGACGCCATCGTCCTCTTCGACGGAAAAAACCTAGACCAATGGGTCTCCACCAAAGACAAATCCCCCGCCGCATGGACCGTCGCCGACGGCATCCTCACCGTCAGCAAAGCACCCGGCTCCGGCAACATCGAAACCAAACGAACCTTCAAGAACTATCAGCTCCACATCGAGTGGAGAATTCCCGAAAACATTACCGGCACCGACCAGGCACGCGGCAACAGCGGCGTCTTCCTCGCCTCCACCGGCACCGGCGACGCCGGATACGAACTCCAGATCCTCGACTCCTACAACAACAAGACCTACGTCAACGGCCAGGCCGGAAGCATCTACAAGCAAGCCATCCCGCTCGCCAACCCAAACCGCAAACCCGGCGAGTGGCAGACCTACGACGTAATCTGGACCGCACCAACCTTCAACGCCGACGCCACCGTCAAAACTCCCGCCTACGCCACCGTCCTCTTCAACGGCGTCCTCGTCGAGAATCACTTCGAACTAAAAGGTGAAACGCTCTACATCGGCCAGCCCTTCTACAAAAAGTACGATACCGCGCCCATCAAACTGCAAGCCCACGGCGACAAGAGCGAACCCATCAGCTTCCGCAACATCTGGGTCCGCGAACTCAAATAG
- a CDS encoding TetR/AcrR family transcriptional regulator, whose protein sequence is MTVKTANKHELRTRETRALLLQAAETIFVRDGYEGAELGEIAALAGRTKGAIYAQFKSKEDIFLALIEERTNCYRARMEKILAASTTVDGNMNAVRNFFLERTEDQAWSLLVLEFKLFALRHPESKKRLQTLYAGILYRTDEKKLADILGAAAKGKDAISRAVAVQTLGPVISALVLESQLENHLMNKNVIKKVANRIFDALLEVPTR, encoded by the coding sequence ATGACAGTCAAAACAGCCAACAAGCACGAACTCAGGACAAGAGAGACGCGGGCACTTTTGCTCCAGGCTGCTGAAACGATCTTCGTGCGGGACGGATACGAAGGGGCAGAACTGGGAGAGATTGCGGCCCTTGCCGGGCGCACCAAGGGTGCAATCTACGCGCAATTCAAGAGCAAAGAGGATATCTTTCTCGCGCTCATTGAGGAGCGCACGAATTGCTACCGCGCTCGAATGGAAAAGATTTTGGCCGCATCAACGACCGTTGACGGGAATATGAATGCTGTTCGGAATTTTTTCCTGGAGCGCACTGAAGACCAGGCGTGGTCCCTTTTAGTATTGGAATTCAAACTTTTTGCCTTGCGGCATCCCGAATCGAAGAAGCGGCTGCAGACGTTGTACGCCGGAATCCTCTACCGGACTGATGAAAAGAAGCTTGCCGACATACTAGGTGCAGCCGCGAAAGGAAAAGATGCGATCAGTCGGGCGGTCGCGGTCCAAACCCTGGGACCCGTGATCTCTGCTCTCGTTCTCGAATCTCAATTGGAAAACCATCTTATGAATAAGAATGTCATCAAAAAGGTTGCTAACCGAATATTTGACGCTCTGCTGGAAGTTCCGACACGTTAG
- a CDS encoding cytochrome b/b6 domain-containing protein has translation MPRTSVLRESEDPRHSALVRLTHWITTAAFFALLLTGIEIVISHPRFYWGETGNVNMAPLVNLHIPSSRGTVPTGYRVLPDQNGWSRYLHFEAAWVLVLTGLLYLGASLWNGHLRNHLLPPRGQRTWQAYRDVIAMYLHRRPSSEEPGANAYNVIQRTAYLTVIFVLFPLIIWTGLAQSPSLVSAYPFLASALGGRQSARTLHFLVSGAILLFVLTHIAMVIHAGFRSHVRAMITGRTDNPAPTQAAHPTVASLPEQP, from the coding sequence GTGCCACGCACGTCCGTACTGCGCGAATCCGAAGATCCCCGACACTCCGCACTCGTTCGCCTTACTCACTGGATAACCACCGCAGCTTTCTTCGCCCTGCTGTTGACCGGCATTGAGATCGTCATCTCTCATCCCCGTTTCTACTGGGGCGAGACCGGCAACGTGAACATGGCTCCCCTCGTCAACCTGCATATCCCTTCATCACGAGGCACCGTGCCGACTGGCTATCGTGTCCTCCCCGACCAGAACGGCTGGAGTCGTTACCTCCACTTTGAGGCCGCATGGGTCCTCGTTCTCACGGGGCTGCTCTACCTCGGGGCAAGCCTGTGGAACGGACACCTCCGCAACCACCTGCTCCCTCCCCGTGGCCAGCGCACCTGGCAAGCCTACCGCGACGTGATCGCAATGTACCTCCACCGCCGCCCATCCTCTGAGGAACCCGGGGCCAATGCTTACAACGTGATCCAGCGGACCGCCTATCTGACTGTAATCTTCGTGTTATTCCCGCTCATAATCTGGACCGGCCTCGCTCAGTCGCCGTCGCTTGTCTCCGCCTATCCCTTCCTCGCAAGCGCACTCGGAGGCCGGCAGTCCGCACGCACGCTGCACTTCCTCGTCTCCGGAGCAATCCTGCTCTTTGTCCTGACTCACATCGCCATGGTCATCCACGCAGGCTTCCGCAGCCATGTCCGGGCGATGATCACAGGCCGGACCGACAACCCAGCACCCACGCAGGCAGCCCACCCAACAGTCGCATCCCTACCGGAGCAGCCATGA
- a CDS encoding molybdopterin-dependent oxidoreductase, with product MTPISRRKLITSGLAATAGVSGLAVASHLSRRFGLIPPDCAGPYGLGTTLTYAAQRLITAHSPARQFPRGMISKMPFANAIAPPNDAFKAHQASGFANWKLDVDGMVAHPTSFSLPDLRSMALSSQITEVACEEGWSYIAEWIGTPLTDVLHSAGILPQARYIVYHSIESDWWDSIDMADALHPQTLLTWGMNDGDLPVSFGGPLRLRVPRQLGYKSVKFIHRITATDSLKSFGKGLGSSEPEFGYAWYAGI from the coding sequence ATGACTCCTATCTCACGACGCAAGCTCATCACCTCTGGCTTGGCCGCGACCGCCGGCGTCTCAGGCCTGGCCGTCGCCTCCCATCTCTCTCGCCGCTTCGGACTCATCCCACCCGACTGCGCCGGCCCTTATGGCCTCGGCACCACACTCACCTACGCCGCGCAACGCCTCATCACCGCGCACTCGCCGGCACGTCAGTTCCCACGCGGAATGATCTCGAAGATGCCGTTCGCCAACGCCATCGCCCCACCAAACGACGCCTTCAAGGCTCATCAGGCGAGCGGATTCGCCAACTGGAAGCTGGACGTAGATGGAATGGTTGCGCATCCCACCAGCTTCTCGCTCCCCGACCTCCGCAGCATGGCTCTTAGCAGCCAGATCACCGAGGTCGCCTGCGAAGAGGGTTGGTCCTACATCGCCGAGTGGATCGGCACGCCGCTCACCGACGTGCTCCACAGCGCAGGGATCCTGCCGCAGGCGCGTTACATCGTCTACCACTCCATCGAGAGCGACTGGTGGGACAGCATCGACATGGCCGACGCCCTGCACCCTCAAACGCTCCTCACCTGGGGCATGAACGACGGGGACCTCCCGGTCTCCTTCGGTGGCCCTCTTCGCCTCCGCGTCCCCCGCCAGCTCGGCTACAAGAGTGTGAAGTTCATCCACCGCATCACAGCCACCGATTCGCTCAAAAGCTTCGGAAAGGGTCTGGGCTCCTCGGAGCCCGAATTCGGCTATGCCTGGTATGCAGGTATCTAA
- a CDS encoding MarR family winged helix-turn-helix transcriptional regulator, protein MDRKEMENGQPAFLLAQLGAHAANQFTERLAVLQLTPADAGILRLLRVAAAISQQELSEKLRIHPSRLVAILDNLERRQLVERKPNPNDRRLYSLHLTRAGGEILERIGKVAREHQDALLSALSAGDRKKLTELLQQVADQQKLTRGVHPGYQRLGKTKPSDLRHS, encoded by the coding sequence ATGGACCGCAAAGAGATGGAAAACGGACAGCCGGCATTTCTGCTCGCGCAGTTGGGCGCGCATGCCGCGAATCAATTCACCGAGCGATTAGCTGTGTTGCAACTTACTCCGGCAGATGCGGGGATCCTGCGGTTGCTGCGCGTCGCGGCGGCGATCAGCCAGCAGGAACTCTCCGAGAAGTTGCGCATCCATCCAAGCCGCCTGGTGGCCATCCTGGACAATCTGGAACGCCGGCAACTTGTCGAGCGGAAGCCAAACCCCAACGACCGAAGGCTGTATTCGCTCCATCTCACCAGGGCAGGAGGCGAAATCCTGGAGCGAATTGGCAAGGTGGCCCGTGAGCATCAGGATGCGCTCCTCTCCGCACTGAGCGCCGGCGATCGCAAAAAGTTAACCGAGTTGCTGCAGCAGGTTGCAGACCAGCAGAAGCTCACTCGCGGTGTTCACCCTGGGTATCAGCGGCTGGGCAAGACGAAGCCTTCCGACCTCAGGCATTCCTAA
- the gltX gene encoding glutamate--tRNA ligase, with amino-acid sequence MTNSTSTTEAPIRVRIAPSPTGDPHVGTAYIGLINYLYARQRNGKFVLRIEDTDRARFVATSEQEIFNSLRWLGLTWDEGPDLGGPYGPYRQSERTEIYREHVQLLLANGTAYRSFETPEELEDLRQRQIAAKLPPRYDGAHRELSQAQIDTYLAEGRPYTVRLKVPAGDPAFTEFRDELRGVIRFEHSNVDDQVLMKSDGFPTYHLANVVDDHLMRITDVIRAEEWISSTPKHVLLYKAFGWQIPRFWHMPLLRNLDKSKISKRKNPVSLIYYRQAGFLPEAMINFLGLMGGGMPAPTAESTPTQAATKQSETDIFTLPDMVARFDVKNIRLGGPVFDLTKLKWLNGEYIRALTPEKFYAALRETILSDAYLQQIAPLVQTRIETLGEFGNLTHFLFADDIMPPAEVFVPKKRTPEETLAFAAEQLTVLEATDWTHEALEPALKKLGEEKQWSVKENFMLLRAILTGSTMSPPLLESMVVFGKSRTLDRVRRFLETQKKLANAKK; translated from the coding sequence ATGACGAATAGCACTAGCACCACCGAAGCCCCCATCCGCGTCCGCATCGCTCCCTCCCCCACCGGCGACCCCCACGTAGGCACCGCCTACATCGGCCTCATCAACTATCTCTACGCCCGCCAGCGCAACGGAAAATTCGTCCTCCGCATCGAGGACACCGACCGCGCCCGCTTCGTCGCCACCTCCGAGCAGGAGATCTTCAACTCCCTCCGCTGGCTCGGCCTCACCTGGGACGAAGGCCCCGACCTCGGCGGCCCCTACGGCCCCTATCGCCAGTCCGAGCGCACCGAAATCTATCGCGAGCACGTCCAGCTCCTCCTCGCGAACGGCACCGCCTACCGCTCCTTCGAAACCCCCGAAGAGCTCGAAGACCTGCGCCAACGCCAGATCGCCGCCAAGCTCCCACCACGCTACGACGGCGCCCACCGCGAACTCTCCCAGGCACAAATCGACACGTACCTCGCCGAAGGCCGCCCCTACACTGTCCGCCTCAAAGTTCCTGCCGGCGACCCCGCCTTCACTGAGTTCCGAGACGAACTCCGCGGCGTCATCCGCTTCGAGCACTCCAACGTCGACGACCAGGTCCTCATGAAGTCCGACGGCTTCCCCACCTACCACCTCGCCAACGTCGTCGACGACCACCTCATGCGCATCACCGACGTCATCCGCGCCGAAGAGTGGATCTCCTCCACTCCCAAGCACGTCCTCCTCTACAAAGCCTTCGGCTGGCAGATCCCCCGCTTCTGGCACATGCCCCTCCTGCGCAATCTCGACAAATCCAAAATCTCCAAGCGCAAAAATCCCGTCTCCCTCATCTACTACCGCCAGGCCGGCTTCCTCCCCGAAGCCATGATCAACTTCCTCGGACTCATGGGCGGCGGCATGCCCGCACCCACCGCCGAATCCACACCCACCCAAGCCGCCACCAAGCAAAGCGAGACCGACATCTTCACCCTCCCCGACATGGTCGCCCGCTTCGACGTCAAAAACATTCGCCTCGGCGGCCCCGTCTTCGACCTCACCAAACTCAAGTGGCTCAACGGCGAATACATCCGCGCCCTCACGCCAGAAAAGTTCTACGCTGCCCTACGCGAAACCATCCTCAGCGACGCCTACCTGCAACAAATAGCCCCACTAGTCCAAACCCGCATCGAAACCCTCGGCGAGTTCGGCAACCTCACCCACTTCCTCTTCGCCGACGACATCATGCCGCCCGCTGAAGTCTTCGTGCCCAAAAAACGCACCCCCGAAGAGACCCTCGCCTTTGCCGCCGAGCAACTCACCGTGCTCGAAGCCACCGACTGGACCCACGAAGCCCTCGAGCCCGCCCTAAAAAAACTAGGCGAAGAAAAGCAGTGGTCCGTCAAAGAAAACTTCATGCTCCTCCGCGCGATCCTCACGGGCAGCACCATGTCCCCGCCGCTCTTGGAAAGCATGGTAGTCTTCGGCAAATCCCGCACCCTCGACCGCGTCCGCCGCTTCCTCGAAACCCAAAAGAAACTCGCCAACGCAAAAAAGTAG
- a CDS encoding DUF1569 domain-containing protein codes for MKNLFERSAVEEVKGRMGQLRPDSAAHWGKMNAAQAVEHCARGMELALGDRRPPRVLIGRILGPLVKPMAFRDGEPMRKNSPTVPGLAVEDERDLEAERSRLCGLIDRFAAGGPEGCTDHPHSFFGRLTPEEWSAWMYKHLDHHLRQFGA; via the coding sequence ATGAAAAATCTCTTTGAACGGTCGGCAGTGGAAGAGGTGAAGGGACGGATGGGGCAGTTGCGGCCTGATAGCGCTGCGCATTGGGGCAAGATGAATGCTGCGCAGGCGGTGGAGCATTGTGCGAGGGGAATGGAACTGGCGTTGGGGGATCGGCGTCCGCCGCGGGTGTTGATCGGGCGGATTCTGGGGCCGTTGGTGAAGCCGATGGCGTTTCGAGACGGTGAGCCGATGCGCAAAAACTCGCCTACGGTGCCGGGGCTGGCGGTGGAGGACGAACGGGACCTTGAGGCGGAACGTAGCCGGTTATGCGGGCTGATCGACCGGTTTGCCGCGGGTGGGCCGGAGGGATGTACTGACCATCCGCATAGTTTCTTCGGGCGGTTGACGCCGGAGGAGTGGTCCGCGTGGATGTATAAGCACCTGGATCATCATCTGCGGCAGTTTGGGGCTTAG